One part of the Neodiprion virginianus isolate iyNeoVirg1 chromosome 3, iyNeoVirg1.1, whole genome shotgun sequence genome encodes these proteins:
- the LOC124299671 gene encoding serine/threonine-protein kinase 33-like yields the protein MFQKHSSTHSTKLKERDLIHKRITDLAELQRIYEFGEILGKGSFGTVVKASHKGSGLNWAVKIINKSQAGASRIMLVEREIHILKLVDHPNIILLDRVFESPKTIYLIFELCTGSLAKTFKVKKRFEEKETLTVIRSLAGALSYLHKNDIVHRDLKLENILIAANPQNPDDDLHIKVTDFGLSAVRGGTGYETMLHDCCGTLTYMAPEMISTKSYSQQCDVWSMGIIMYVLLVGKFPFYSTNDQHLHMLVKTQELDLSGLSCSEGAKHLLSKMLQKNPAFRMTAAEVENHPWIAGTHSILEAHSSNVLDMMRMWRTEMMETSDRENSNNTEQISRADNSVGLIAAGVQDELTRVAAGRKSSRITLSSEKSAKDSLYSKYKFWESAKPSTAANSNLGRVSETEISAGQTVQDSSPTTTSDVRKDAVGQTVSYVYW from the exons ATGTTTCAAAAACATTCATCGACGCACTCGACTAAATTGAAAGAGCGAGATTTGATCCATAAAAGAATTACGGACCTCGCTGAATTGCAGAGAATCTACGAGTTTGGTGAGATTTTAGGGAAAGGAAGCTTCGGTACTGTCGTTAAAGCGAGTCACAAAGGGTCGGGGCTCAATTGGGCAgttaaaattatcaataagTCTCAA GCTGGTGCCTCCAGAATAATGCTCGTCGAACGGGAAATCCATATTCTCAAGTTGGTCGATCATCCGAACATAATCCTCCTCGACCGCGTTTTTGAATCGCCGAAg acaatttatttaatatttgagCTTTGCACGGGGTCGTTAGCAAAAACTTTCAAAGTGAAGAAACGCTTCGAAGAAAAGGAAACATTGACTGTTATTCGTAGCTTGGCTGGTGCCCTTTCCTACCTACACAAAAACG ACATCGTTCACCGTGATCtgaagttggaaaatattcTGATCGCTGCGAACCCGCAAAATCCGGACGACGATTTACATATAAAAGTAACGGACTTTGGGCTTAGTGCGGTGCGGGGCGGTACGGGATACGAAACCATGCTGCATGATTGTTGCGGCACGCTTACTTACATGG CGCCAGAAATGATCTCCACTAAATCTTATAGCCAGCAGTGTGACGTTTGGTCCATGGGAATTATAATGTACGTCCTGCTCGTTGGGAAGTTTCCATTTTATTCTACGAACGATCAGCACCTCCATATGCTCGTTAAAACACAAGAGCTTGATCTTTCCG GTTTATCTTGCTCAGAAGGAGCAAAGCATTTGTTAAGCAAAATGCTTCAGAAAAATCCGGCGTTTCGCATGACCGCAGCTGAGGTTGAAAATCACCCTTGGATAGCC GGTACTCACTCGATACTCGAAGCTCACTCTTCGAACGTCCTTGACATGATGAGAATGTGGAGGACGGAAATGATG GAAACGTCAGATCGggaaaattcaaacaataCAGAACAGATTTCGCGAGCGGACAATTCTGTGGGGTTGATTGCTGCCGGAGTGCAGGATGAGCTTACTCGCGTAGCTGCGGGGCGAAAGTCCTCGAGAATAACTCTTAGCAGTGAGAAATCTGCGAAGGACTCGCTCTACAGCAAGTACAAATTTTGGGAATCCGCGAAACCATCGACGGCTGCCAACTCCAACTTGGGAAGAGTTTCGGAAACCGAAATATCCGCTGGACAGACGGTCCAAGACTCCAGTCCCACCACCACCTCCGACGTCCGTAAGGACGCCGTCGGTCAAACTGTATCGTATGTATATTGGTGA